In Panicum virgatum strain AP13 chromosome 5K, P.virgatum_v5, whole genome shotgun sequence, the genomic window TGATACTGTTGGGGGGAGATATCGAGGTATGAGTGCCTAATTTGGTTGGGGGCCGCTGCTGGTGTTGTAATTGTAAAGGATGCGTGTGCCTAATCTGGTATACATGGTCACTGGCTGGTGGGTTCAGCAAGGATTTGGTGGACCTGCTTGCCAGTGAAATGTTTGTCTGCTGATTGGATTGGCTCAGGGGTTTCCAGTTCAGGTTATTTTGGGCTTGTTGTTCTGGAACATGCAAAAATATGTTTACACATCTTCTCCAGGTTATGTGCGTAAGCTATAGCGTTAGTTGATTGCTAACTGGTCAGGAGTTCACATCACCTTTAAAACTTGTTGCATGATCTAGACACGAGTGGATTTGGTAGGGATTTTGCAGGCTACACAGGGCATCCAAGTGTGAGTCATCAGGTTGTAGTTAGTTGATATATGCATGTACTAGCAGCAaagattagtttttttttcttccgaaAAGCTTAGATTAGTTGTTTGTCTCTGAAGAAGAGATGGGAAAGCCAATTTCGTTTAAAATCTCTAAAAGTTGCATTGAACTGCCTTTTTGAAGCTTAAACTATCGTGTCAAATCTTTGCTCTCTGGGTATAAAACAACGTGCCCCTGCTTAGAGTCAAATTGTCTCTGTATTCCTGGACAAGGGACACCTCGTGATCTTTCAGAAGATGGTTTCCTTTGGTGTTGGGTAAAAAAGGCTATTGTCTCTACCGGATAGATCAGCCAGCAGCCTACGTGGTGCGTGCCCGTTCATCTGGTGTCCTTGCATTCCATATAGGGTCTCTGTCTTTGTTGTGCACATTGGATTGAGCAAACCAAACTTGTTCTGTTGCGCTCACCAAACTCGCGTTGTGCTGAGGTGACGGGTTTGGAACGAAAGGAACCGATTGGCGGTTACCTTCCGTCGCAAACGTGTGCAGGTTAGTGGTTCGATTGGCAGTTACCTTTCATCACAAACGTATGCGGGGTAGTGGTTGTGCCTGATACTACATGGATTTGGGATTCCCTGGATGGAAGCTGAGTACATGTGCTGTGCTAGCTTTTCGTGATCCTTCTCTTTGCCAAACTTTTGTGAAGCCGTCACGTTGCAGATAAAAGGAAGGTACAGTGGCGGCCACTATCAGTATGCTGCCGGTACCTTCTCGTGGTCACCGTTACCTGTGTGTTCCACAGCACCCCGTGTTGAAACATACCGAACACTAGTTGCAGATACATGTGGTTGTTATACTATGTTTATGGATGGATGTCATCTTTCGAACTCTGAACTGACGACGAGTTTTTGTGCAGGGGAACGTTATCAGGACCAAGAGCGTTGAGTACATGCCCTTCTCCCTGTCGCTcgtgagcttcctcaacggcGTCTGCTGGACGGCCTACGCCCTCATCCGCTTCGACCTATACGTCACGGTCAGCACCTTTCTATCTAATCTTCCATGAATTAGGAGTATTTTTGAATTGGATCTCTCATTTTTCGAGACACATCCAAGTTGAACTCGAACCTCTGATGACCTTAAATTTGATTTTGTTTGTCCTGCTTGTGCCCGCAAAATAATGCAGATCCCCAACGCCCTCGGCGCCTTCTTCGGCCTGGTCCAGCTGATCCTCTACTCCTGCTACTACAAGACCACccccaagaaggagaagaacgTGGAGCTGCCCACCGTCGTCTCGGGCaacgtccgcggcggcgccggcgccggcggcaacgTCTCCGTCACCGTCGAGCGATAGATGAGAGGAAGCGGCAGGTAGCCGCCGGCGACCGTCGAGGAAGAACTCGACGAGACGTGGTTTAGTACTCTAGTCCCTGTAGTAGTAGTTTTTGCCTTGGTGTTGAGTCGTGGTTTGCTCGCTCCTCCGGCCGGATGATGGTTCAGTAGTGAGTGCTAGTTTTGCCCGGTGTGTCGTGCCATGAACAGTTAATGTGTATCCATATTCGCCGATTGAGATAATGACAATCACGTCCGATTGCTGCCTCTAATCCTGGTTCCCAATTGGCTGTTCGATTCTTCAGTGTGACACAGATTCAGATCATCCTGTTGAAATTATGAATCGCGTTTTACTCGCCccatggttttttttttggtggtgACTCTTTCGTCCGCCAGAGTTGGCGAAAAGGAGACGGGGGTGCACTTTGGTATGGTCAGAGGTCGGCAGCTGCTGGCACGCCCTGGAGGGGAGGAGATAGCGATGCCTTGTTGGCGCTCGCTGTGACGCGGCCACGTTGCGCAACAGATTCTGTGGTCTCATCGTCCTGTTTCGGGAAAGTTGTGCTTTCGGGTCAATTTGGAGTTTTGGATAGATGAACGAACCTACCGCGGCGAAAAGATGATCAATTTGGATTGATCAACGTAACTTACCTGGCAATGGCAAAGAATATAGTCAATCTGGATAAATGGTGATGAAGGACCTGTCTCTGTCGAAAGGGATATAGGCGTGTGGGTGGAGCGCGGACAATGAGCAGTACGGGATGATGGTATCCGGGATGTGGGTGGCTCCCTCCGCTTGCGTGCACTATACATTGTAAACAAATCATGCAAGCTAAGCTCTATGTTTTGCAAAGGGAATCATCTGCTGCTACTACAGCTTTGTCAGCATTTTGTCACCAACTTGGTACGCACACCTTGCTCAGAATTCATAACGTGTCATTGCCGTCTCTCGTTTAGCGATGCCTATATCAGGTGACGCTGGGATACAGCTACTTCATAACAGCTTTTCCTACAGTGCAAAGCTCATGTGTGTTGCAGGTAGGGACATAGTACTGAACAACCGAGGTACTATGTAAAACCGTCTTTTCGGCAGAGAAACGTGAGTAGCAGTTGCGGATTCAGAGGCACGCCAAGCATACATGACACACACAAGGTGCGGACATCAGGTACAACATGACAAACAGAAGCTCCTCGACCTCGCCAAGCTAATAACCAACCTCACATGATACGGGTAGGTACAACATCTCATTCTAATGTTGGAACACAAAACTGGCTCTACTCGCTCTTCCTGGAAGAAAAAAGAATGCTAAAAAGAACAGGAAACCGACTTGCTTAATCTTGCACGGCTCATAGAGAATCTACCAACAAAATTGTGCATCAGTTGTACTCGGCATCGTACGGTACTATATACTGCGTGGGTCACCAGCGACGACCTGTTGGGCAGGCCTGCGTTTTATGCAATTTTTGTAACACCACGAGTCGACCAGTAGCTTGTGACAGGTCTTCCAGCCCATAGGTTTGCAGAGTGCGTCCGTTGCTCTTGATTGGCGCCAttgtttttcttctctttttttttctcgaaagacttgtttttttcttcttctataaAGATCCAAAGAAACTACAAGGTTACACGGCAAGGTTTCAGAAGCACTTGATTAGGCATTCAGTTAAAAATTGTTCCGCTAAACAAAAAGAACTTCCAATTCATATCTTTTCTTCTTGCCTTGTTCTTCGCAAGATTCAGTAGCCATTTTGTTTGTGATATTGTCTGCTAATTCTTCATGTGGAGATTTTACGTTCAAACTAAAACCTTGCATGTagaaaatgctacagtactagTTCAGTTTTGGTGGAAATTTGACTCTCCCTGTTTCTCTGAAACTtaacaatttttttaattacacaatacaactcagacactcacacccctattgtcgacgggaacgtcccctatcactgaatgcacaacgacattaaattctagaaaattcacTCTTATGGGGAGTCGAACGCAGGATCTCAGGTGCTACCGAGACTTTTGTAACCACTAGACTACGTGCTCTTTAACAGTTGACACTCTGATGGTGCAAATTCGAAATTTTGccaacaacaaaaaaagaacAGCCAGCTAGGACACAAAAATGGCCCATATACTTCTTTCACGTCACATCGGCCTGGCCCAACTTGCACTAGTGGCAAACTCTGTAGAACCCAGCCCATTCCGGCATTCTCGGCGTTCTTTCCTCTTCGCAATGTTGGTTCGCGTCTACTACACCACGAGATGACAACCATgatctcggcggcggcggcggcgacggcagcggccTGCTAGGCTACTGACCTATCCTGCTATCCAGGGAATTCGCTGCGCAACGCAGACGCCGGAGGTCCTCTTGGTAGAGTCTACTTTCCCTATTTCTTTATCTCCTTTGATTCGGGACCAAATTTGTACTTGTGGGAATGTAAAGCAGCGATTCTTAATTAGCTTGGTAAACTATCATATCGTGGGGGTGTTCCCTCCTTTCCCCTGGTTGCTTTAATAATTCCAGCCTCTGGAATGTGCACGTAGTGGTAGTGTGCATTGTTCCATGGAGTTTGTTGGACCCATGAAGGGAAGGTGTTCGTGGAAATGCCAGAATGGGACGTTTACTTGAAGTTCTATGTTAGGCTCTGCCAAATTGCCATGCTAGTTTCTATGCTTCATGCATAATGATGAATGGGGTGATTGGTTCCCAACAGCCGATCGCCATAGGTTTGATGATGTTAACCTCGCCATAAGTACTTTGCTTGTTAGTTTAGTGTGTTATAAAACCACTTTGCAATCTCTAATAATCTAGTGTGAGGAATTAATGCATATCATAAAAGATCTTATGTTAATGACCTTTGGCTATTGTTTGCATACTGATCTACTCAAGAAACTATGCCTATATCTTGTTATTTTATTTGCCAAGATTTATTCAGCCACGTTGCCTTTCTCAATTTTGTGCACCAATTATATTATTGCCATTAACACACAAACCTAGGACTTGTGCTCTTTAGAAGCAGATAAGCACTCCATTTTGATACTTCCCGATCGCTGCAGATGGCATTATCTTGTCAACTGACAATTCTGTATACTCTGTAAGTCAACTGACTttcttctttgtttctttctttgtCCTCACACTAGCATCAAGCCGCTGTGAGATGGACATCTTTTATCAGTGCAAAGAGATCCTGAAGATCCAGAAGTTTCGACGTATAGCGTCTTACGCTGGATTTTACTGCTTCAGTACCCTCGTTACCTATGCCTACACGAGCAACACGTATGTCACAGCTGAATCACCTCCCTTGCACATGTTTACAGAATCTCCACGCATCTTGTTCTTTCCTGACAATATTTCCTGTTTGAGCTTATTGTAGGACAAGAGCTGGGATTTCTAGAGCTGACCAGTATTATGCTTCCTACCCTGCTGGCACTGAGTTACTTACTGATACTGCAAAGGTATGGATATATATGGACACACTGAAATTTGTTGCCATTGCCTATGACCACGAAGTTATGCAAGTTCAAATAGTATGTTGATGTCAGAATTGTTAATGTCAGAATTGTTGATTTTGTTTCTTCCCTGTATCAAATGATCGCTTAGGGAGCGTTAATGATTGATCTCATCTGGTGCTTCACAGCTTTACAAGGCAGCATTAGGTAATTGTTTCGAAATAGATGACTGGGGCCCAATAGAATTCTCGATCATGACAAAGCATTTTGACCGGCAAGGCAAACCACCATATGCCTACCATTCTGTAAGTTGTTGGCCTCTTGTCTTTCCTAGTTTCATTTAGTGTGTCCTATTCTCATACTTAGCATTCacatgttttttatttttatggaGAAAAGCTCCTTTTTCCATGTTTATCTGAATATTCTTCCTGCACTATATGTATGCCTTATATTTACCTCTACTTTTTATCAGCAATACATGGCGCACCTCCTCTCACATGGGCAGCTCGATGGAAGTGGTTGAACTCATGATGCTTTTAGTTGAAATTTGTGAGGCTCAACTATAGTACTGTAATGCCGGCACCATCAGTAAATTGAGGTTTCATTGGATCTTAAAAGAAACAGAGAAGATCATGTTGAATTAATAATGCCCAATTCAACCATTGATGTTGCCCTTTCTGCCGTTGGATAATGCCTCTTTGGTTCTCGATCAATGCATATTACATTAGTTCGTGAGCTGTTGCCTgatggaactcgatggtacacgCTGTGGTGCGAGTTGTACGTGCACCTGAATCCTCAGCAGAAATGGCACCTTGCGGTTGTTTTGGTATGATCTTTGAAACTCCAACACGTGGCTCTCGTGGTGCCATTGTGCAGCGCACGTGTGGCCTAGGAAACCACCTGTTAAAGGTGGGCCATCCGTTGAAACATATATGGACAACACAGCAAACGCAAACTCGTTTTAAGCCTCAAACTTGGCAGTAATTTGGGAATTCACGGGATAAACTCGAGCAATGGCCTTCTACATTTTACTTTTCACTTTTCACCGAGAAATCTCTACCTACGATTTCCGCACCAAAAGAAGGCAGGAGAGCGTGGCCACGTCATCAAAAAAAAATCGTGCCCGTCCATCCGACGAACAACGGCCGGCGGCTGGCCGAGGCCACGCCCTGCCGGCTCCTCGTAGCGCAGGCCCGAGGCTCCtcgcgccccgccgcgcgccgcgcgggcccgccaccggcccgagctccggccgCCTGGTCACGGCTCCCCGGAGCCGGATCTGACAGCCGcaggagagagagatagagggagagggagaggagggagagaaaggGAGGCCAGATGCCGAggcccgtacgccgccgccgcgagctcgtcgccgtcgcccgtgGCCCCACTGAGCTCGAGGCCGTGTGGACCGAGCTcgaggccacgccgccgcgccacgcaggccgagctcgaggccacgccgccgcaAAGGAAGGGGGCGCGGCCtcgtgccgccaccgccgctaccTCCATGGCCAGAGAGGGAGGCGCTGGCCGGGAGGGAGGAGACGCCGCGCCCCGCGCGGATCCTGCCGTGAGGAAGCTCCAGGGCCGCGTCCAGGTGCCCTcgaggctgccgccgccgccatggccccgcgcggacccgccatggccgccaggCGCCAGCGGCCGCTGCCCCTCCAGCTAGAATCGCTCCGGCCACAGCCCTCTTCTGCTCGGCAACgacggggaagaggaagaaatcGGCGCCGAAGCCGAGGAGCTCGCCACCGCTACTCTCCTTTTCAGCTCGGCTCGAGGCCGAGCGCCGCCACGCTCGCCTCTGCACGCCGGAGCCACGAGCCGCCACAGCCTGGCCCTCCATCGCCAGAGCTGAGGCCGCTGCCAGACGCCATCGCGCtaccccctgctccctccgcctTGCCCTGTGCCGCCGGCACATCCCCCCTCCGCTTTGCTCTCTCCCTTCGCCTcgttctccctctctcttttctctctctcgcgCGCGGACAGAACAGAGGGGCCGTAAGCCCATGAACGTGAGGTAGAGCAGAGGATAAGCCGGCCACGTCAACGTGACCAATGGGAGCACGCCACCCGGATGCAGGTGAGGTTAACCCCCTTCAGGCTTGCCTCACGTGAACCACACTCAGCAACGCGAGTTCACAGAATGGTTCACGAGCGGGTCCACAGAACAGTACCGGCCAGTCAAAGGCTCAGAGGCAATGACCGTCAGCAACACATGGACCATTTCTCATTTGACTCTAACTTGTGACTACAGCAGCCAATTAATCACAAATCCTTTGGAATTTCCATGTAAAATCAGCGCGCTTATTGTGTTAGGAATTAAAATAATGTTCAGAGTATTTGTGGAAAGACAAATCGAACAGCTTTTGCTCCCTTTCTATTTTTGTTGCAATTATTTAAATTCATTAGATTCTTGCAATACGCCATATATTTGAGTTCACTTTACTCACAATAATTTAAATTACTTAAATATATACCACAATCAATTCAAATGTACCTTTAAAAAATTGGACATTTAAATTTGTTTGCGTATGCAAAAAAAACAATTCACTTGATAAGGTCCACAAATTCACATAGTAATCATCAAGTGCCTTATCTTATAAACATTTGTTCAAATGTAGGCAAAATTTACGAATTACTTAAGTAAATTTTACTTAACACTATTTAGTAGAACATGAGTGCTTAGCATATGAATAGGTTTTTCTATACCTAttaatctttttcttttatgaataaatctgcagaaactaattgtatagtaaaccaataaataaataatatatattACGTCTTATCTAAGTACCTTAAAAAGTACATCTGTCTACATACAATTATTTTTACTCTATGCACGAAATAAAGTCTACATCAAATATAATACCACATCGTAATACAGGCCCCGCCACCGCCATGATGTTCATATGAACAAATACTATGACTACATTCTAAATATTCCATTTTTGCCCTTCTATGCATTATTTAATTAGAACAAATTCTAAATACATTCTATAAATTCATCCAAATGCATACAAATTAACCAAAGCTATTCTTCCTATAATTGGAACACCGAAATgtcttcaaataaaaaagtgctcGATATAAAAGTTGCCCGAAATCCAAAGTGCTTCTACAATTCATTTATAAAAATAGCTATACAACCGCACGCgaagaaaaaaatcaagcaTATCACGGGTACATCCACTGGCCGCCGCGAGGTTTCTAGTGTACTGCAGAGTCCAACAGGAAAAACATGACGAACACAAGCAACATGTGCACGAAAGTTAGCAAATCGatctagcaaaaaaaaaaccagcACAACGCCATGGGCGTCGGGTCGATCGAGCACGGACCgcgccgccattgacgccgatcGGTTGGGAGCGGCAGCGCGTGCCTAGCTAGCCCTCTTGTACCTTGTACGCCAGGGCGGCCTCGTCGACGTCGCGCGCGGAGCGGCAGAGCagcgcgcccgcgcccggcgccgccttgccgccgcggggcgggggcgcgggcgcggccgggagCCGCCGGCCGAAGCTGTCGTAGTGGATGGCGCCGGGGAAGTCGAGCGGTTTACACCGCTCCCCCATCAGGATCGCCCGCCGCCACAGGCCGCCCTCTTCCCCGCCGGAGTCGTCGCCGGAGTACTCCTGGTGGTCGTCATCGGCCGGCAGGAGCTGCCTGCGgtcgcggcgcgggcgcggccgccgcgcgcggaggaggcggcgcgtcgCGCGCGAGACGCAGCGGGCGCAGGCGGCCACGGCGCTGGACACCTTGCTGAGTAGGCCCGGCATGGGCGGTGGCGGTAGTCGGTGGTGGTGTGGACTGTGGACGCTCGCCTGGTTGTGGCTGTAGTAGGCGGCTGTAGCCTGTAGGCAGAGATCATCAAGTGGGGCAGGAGACTGGAATTGAAAATCTATATTTTTCTCTGGGTCCTTATGTATTGATAAAGAAGGCTTGAAATTACTTGAATGTCTTCTTGGAAAACGAGAATCCAAAATCGTGCCAATTTATAAATGacaagcattaaatatagacgTTGCAGAACttgacaaagaaaaaaaaggctacAATAAACAAAAGCAAGAAAATACAGTAGGCGTGGTGTAGATATAGTATTATCCTTTTGCAAAATCTTCTAGGGATCCTACTATATGTTAAATTGGAACACGGAATGATGCATTTATTGTACAACTTTCTTAAGATACTATGCGAAATATTGGCAGCGCCTTCAAAAATTAGCTATCATCTGGTTTGCTACCAATCATCTAACAAAAGTTAGGCATGTTTGTATTACTTCGAAATGTATTTTCCATGGCAGTGAAACGGTCACACTGATTTTTTTACTTAATATAAaccttgtttagttcgcgaaaatgagtactgtagcacttttaatgttatttaacaattaatattaaatcatgaattaaataaatttaaaagattcatcttgtcgtttacagttaaactatataactaattattttttctaattgcatttaatgctccatgtatatGTTCAAAGATTCTATATGATGAGTACTAtagaaaaaattttgggaactaaacatggccatgCTGTCGGAAAAAAATTGTGGGGCTGCTGCATCCAGAGGTGAGCTTGGACGGCGGGGTATATGTGTTGCTCGGATGCGCTACAAATCCGCTTGCATCATCCACTTATGGCCCACGACGATCCAAGCGCacaccatcttcttcctcctccagcagcTAGATATCTGATGGGCAATGGTGGAGGCAAAGGTGTTCTGATGAGATAACCGCTAAAGCTAGGTTGGGTGGCGGCAGGTAGCGGTGGTGAATTCGGCTCCGGACATCAGAGATGATGGTGGAGGACGGTGTGAGGATGAGAAGAGAAAATTGCTGCGAGCTCGTTGGGTGGAGATGGCAGTAGCGAATCTGGCGATGGCGAGAAGATAGCGTAGGAGATGGGCTGCGTTTGACCGGTCGCAGAGTAGGCACTCCTCCAGTAATCAACTTGTTCGGATGGGCTAAAGCCCTATTTGGGACCGTGGTGTGCGGAAGCGGATTGCGAATAAGCCGAACATGGCTCTCCTCTCGCTTCTCGCGTTTGGCTGCTCCCGGTTCATTTGCTCGCTTCTCACGTTAAGCGCGGTTGTCGAACGCGCGTTCGCCACAGACCGTTTGGCGGGATTTATTTTGCTTCTTCCGCTGAAACACGTCGCAGACGGATCCAGATTCGGTGACTTGCGGTAGGCAAGTCACAACGTGTCTGGCAGGTCCATCTTAACTGTCCATGATGAATCTAAGGGCTCAGAAAGAAATCTCCGTTTTCAACTCCTCCCTGGGCAGGCCAGCACCCAAAATCACGCGCGCGTCGCCGCCCCCCGTCGCGCCTGGCCGCCGGACCGCCCCCCGCAGCACCTGGCCGTCAGGCCGCCGACGCCCGCGGCCAGAGGCCGCTGCGTGTGGCCGCCGGACCGCCCTACGCCGTGCCTCGCCGCCGGGCGCCCGCCGCGGAAGGCCGCCGCTGCGCTGCCGCCGGGCGTCCGCTGCGGGAGGCCGCCAGGCCCGTGGCGAGAGGCAGCCGGGAGGCCAGCAGACCTTGTCGCTGCCGCAACCGACCACATCAACACCACGTGGTCTTCTTCGTTCCAGTTATCTTCTTCGTTCTGTTATTAAGCGAGCTGCGTGGGAGGCCGGCCCGCTAGCGAatcggtgcggcggagcggcggccgggtgcGCCACGGGGCCGGCCTCCCTCGCAGCGAAGCGGCGGCCgggtgcggcgcggcggaggccgggtTCAGCGCCGGGCCGGCCTCCCTGGCGGCGGCTGGGTGCGGTGCGGCGGTACCGAGCCTGGGATCGATGTTCAGCGGTGAAAAAACAGGGGAGCTTTTGCCTTCCTCTTTTTGGAGCCATTCGATTCATCATGAGCGTCTTGAGATTGGCCCGCCAGTTACCTGGTGACTTGCCAATCTAGATCCGTCGCAGACGCCGTCCCATAGAAGACCTGGCTCGGCTGATTCTGGCTGGGCTTATCAGTCCAGCCGTTCTGTCCGAGCCTTGGTTCGCGCCCtgtcgccccgcgccgccgtccgtccGCCCCGCGCCTCCTTCCTTGCCGCCTTCGCGCCTCCGTCTTCCGAGCTgccttccgcgccgccgcccgggcagCCCCGAGCCGGCGCTGTCCCTTTCTCCCTTCCGCGGCGCCGCTCGGaggacttttttcttttttatattaaaaaaaatcaaaatttaaaaaaatatatgtccattttgaaatatttcaaaaataccccctgtcgccctatggggggggcgacaggggtcctgtcgcccaagccacgggcgacaggaccctaatgtaatttttttgaatttgcaaagaggtcctTGGCCCGGGGGTGTCGccccccaggggcgacagggttctcccaccctatataagccctgaccgccattcccttctcatttgagtctaaaaattcagaaaaaagagaggggtgaggagaagaaaagcggcgaagctctgccgaattccgcacttgtgatctactggtaacttccgtatgaatccgttgatattatataataatttaatttaattagcggattagctgaattagatttggtgctttagaacactcgtttagtattacaatttgagtactattacagacttatttttaaattaattatgaattagaatagaaatatgatagtaccttattaatattgcagcataagacaatagaattaggacagtacctatatttttaCGCAttgatttggtatacgatatgtgcattattgaaatcattgttcgtcatttggcgcaccacactatagcgccaatgtcttcgtcaggatcaacctacattccgtggagcaagtgtgaagccaccgtacctgaaggaattgatgtgccaatgtgcttctgcggttcgttatgcaagttcatgcaatctgaggttttaggagatgactacggcatgaggttctttatgtgtgagaactacgaatatgatccacctaagcgatacggtaaagaccgggccaaggtagcaggacaacagatgttatttttctttgtgacctaacattgagttatgattctaacttttgttggacaaagtctcctccgcctctttgtgattttatgcagtggttcgacaccgtacagtcgcagcaggcaaaggactttgtggaacaacaagcaaggtgggctgcagaacgttggcgctgaatgaagcacgaggaacagcaagaggagaagcgcaagaaagcgcaagaaagagcaagaagtgatccgcaagaggatggaggaggtggatcgtaaggcggcggcggaacgtgaagctgacaggaagagaaagcgagagagggcacgccgtgcgaaggaagccgggcccgaagcaattaggaagggcaaatatcctcggtgcactcagtagagtagtatcatgtaatcccggcattttacattccataaggtatggtaggtttagatgcaacaagaaattatcttgtcgcgtgcacatgccactgcaattagttatttATGTTTTTagttgagagcttgactctgtgtgttgtaacttttaccattaatttgcagttgtggccgggaatctatgaaatctttgaacttgtccttaatattttcggagtttttcatgtcactagaatactaaaaagcacacatttaattaatataacgagaagaaataagaactaagaaatgcat contains:
- the LOC120707340 gene encoding uncharacterized protein LOC120707340, with amino-acid sequence MDIFYQCKEILKIQKFRRIASYAGFYCFSTLVTYAYTSNTTRAGISRADQYYASYPAGTELLTDTAKLYKAALGNCFEIDDWGPIEFSIMTKHFDRQGKPPYAYHSQYMAHLLSHGQLDGSG
- the LOC120707338 gene encoding uncharacterized protein LOC120707338, with the translated sequence MPGLLSKVSSAVAACARCVSRATRRLLRARRPRPRRDRRQLLPADDDHQEYSGDDSGGEEGGLWRRAILMGERCKPLDFPGAIHYDSFGRRLPAAPAPPPRGGKAAPGAGALLCRSARDVDEAALAYKVQEG